In Acetomicrobium sp. S15 = DSM 107314, a single genomic region encodes these proteins:
- a CDS encoding aminotransferase class I/II-fold pyridoxal phosphate-dependent enzyme, whose translation MGRVWKEKELSKLGEICLKHNITIVSDEIHSDVIYRGNVR comes from the coding sequence GTGGGGAGGGTCTGGAAAGAGAAAGAACTGTCAAAACTTGGGGAAATATGTCTGAAGCACAACATAACTATCGTTTCTGATGAAATTCATTCAGACGTCATTTATCGAGGAAATGTCCGATGA